Proteins encoded in a region of the Pelmatolapia mariae isolate MD_Pm_ZW linkage group LG16_19, Pm_UMD_F_2, whole genome shotgun sequence genome:
- the rpap1 gene encoding RNA polymerase II-associated protein 1 isoform X1: MLRRPKPTDSEADLLREQEHFLTSGAPSAASVVRRPDKRRGEAGEGEGRSGENEGSQRDVVTIEDLPDQLPSLTPAPPKKSRFKASRVTFEDEDAEERLDRHDTHVSAVLSRIVERDTSSTPISLPAFTGMAFPKVLHRSETSNQVPLSSAGGKKSIFARQIAPQKLKECKTTLHSSSEAAPTPETSMDTDQCDAAVEPAAVSGPRLVSGQGLRGPDNSGETTRIHMENQAKLQAMSQSEILEEQKKLLSQLDPRLVDFVRSRKAQSVPSFPSPSKHPKDKSATEDPPVQDVSRESGSCSAAVLCQKPQEVEMEGEEEELSAPPPAVTEEDLPVKPQKEWVHMNKLEPEKLEWLRDLPEPRRKGTKKAMQARFDFAGTLIPPTEDLPTHLGLHHHGEEPERAGYSLQELFLLSRSQVIQQRTLSLSTLANILSKARAGEYVSVLKGSVTSTLLDAGLLFLLRFALDDSVEGVMSAAVHALKALLVCAEDEECLDCTFSWFRGLASFPLLPSAQEEEDEEDEGLDESMKETAKEKEERKSDHEVARQDAVKGLLKMKLLPRLRYILEVVRPSPRVVQDVLEILTRLARHSSSSATQVLDSPRLMETVMSEFLPTSWSPSSQSIYGLPLSSAMKLLRVLATSGRHACARLLNSLGASERLSHLLSAEPNELLLEPTESLRITTEAYRLWAIAAGYGQACKLYMDLYPALVTALQSVHRLPPASDPLLPLQLQRFLALLSLLTQVTHTAGCHQELQAGMVSSGGEECPPPPPVSWGHVTGLQTSLMGHLKGFIKNLDDPLQKDGSLTLIPVYLVYLEAYYHQLSRQNCFKPVETLQELELLTSDVLLPLMSHSVVQSLIKNLKSSSVVCNAQAIPLGPEITNNLPGLACTGWRNRPGLVAPSSPFPLLTGLGLLLETITGIHKDLSSKFTGLLLSEPVTGYLRSCSQATPSLSHTKAWLLRHEHHLLYLLLLLAHRLVPLDSEVAKHASLYHQVALVVLPWLLPGSEYLAHELLSTIVFSKDLISEGHSGGPEAVELGELKLHEETQKDTSPSLQTVGALLREACVQLPSIRGCFLTHLAHLESSVIVSRDALLGHNPWIKSHLLPELTGPILPSDWPFLPLVSLYEQAGVSDGGGLAVEELPQGALQAVTHCLQWLLLLEVWREEALKVVLPVAKFARLSCVFLCSSDLFLERPVQRLTWGLFRLLTRSTKLDSLDLNVPPPGLASFQDLYSALVSQYEAVSFGDRLFGCWVLLPLQRRYSTTMRLAVFGEHVGMLRSLGVTLEQLSIPIERFTSPPEDSLPLLRLYFRSLVTGTLKCSWCPVLYVAALSHVNSFIFSQDAAAQEVETARHSMLRKIYYLTDEVLRSHLLLFRLPQHHLQLGFDMYEQLPPIRAKRLERVLGLQESSVDKGD; the protein is encoded by the exons ATGTTGCGGCGTCCCAAGCCAACTGACTCAGAGGCAGACCTCCTGAGAGAGCAGGAGCACTTTCTCACTTCAGGCGCTCCCTCCGCCGCCAGTGTTGTCCGCCGCCCTGACAAGAGGAGAGGGGAAGCTGGAGAGGGAGAAGGGCGGAGTGGGGAGAATGAAGGGAGCCAGAGGGATGTGGTCACCATTGAAG ATCTTCCAGATCAGCTCCCTTCTCTGACCCCAGCCCCTCCTAAGAAGTCTCGCTTTAAAGCGAGTCGTGTCACCTTTGAGGATGAGGATGCCGAGGAAAGGCTGGACAGACACGACACTCACGTCAGTGCTGTTCTCTCCAGAATTGTT GAGAGAGATACCAGCTCCACTCCAATATCTCTACCAGCATTTACAGGCATGGCTTTCCCCAAAGTGCTGCACCGCTCAGAAACCAGCAATCAG GTACCTCTGTCATCAGCTGGAGGAAAGAAGAGCATCTTTGCTCGTCAGATTGCTCCCCAGAAACTAAAAGAGTGCAAGACAACATTACATAGTTCATCTGAAGCTGCTCCAACCCCAGAAACTAGTATGGATACAGATCAGTGTGATGCTGCAG TAGAACCAGCAGCAGTTTCCGGTCCCAGGTTGGTGTCCGGGCAGGGGCTTCGGGGTCCCGATAATTCAGGAGAGACCACGAGGATCCACATGGAAAACCAGGCCAAGCTCCAAGCCATGTCCCAGTCTGAGATACTCGAGGAGCAGAAGAAGCTCTTGTCTCAGCTCG ATCCTAGACTGGTGGACTTTGTTAGATCTCGCAAAGCACAGAGCGTCCCATCCTTTCCCTCCCCATCCAAACACCCCAAAGACAAAAGTGCCACAGAAGATCCTCCAGTTCAGGATGTGAGCAGAGAGTCAGGCTCCTGCAGTGCTGCAGTGTTGTGTCAGAAACCCCAAGAGGTGGAGAtggaaggagaggaggaggagctgtcaGCGCCACCACCTGCTGTGACAG AGGAGGATCTGCCAGTGAAGCCTCAGAAGGAATGGGTCCACATGAATAAGCTGGAGCCGGAGAAGTTGGAGTGGTTGAGAGACTTGCCTGAACCCAGAAGGAAAGGAACCAAGAAG GCCATGCAGGCTCGTTTTGACTTCGCGGGGACTTTAATTCCACCCACTGAGGATCTGCCAACGCACCTGGGCCTCCACCACCATGGAGAGGAGCCTGAG CGAGCAGGTTATTCCCTGCAGGAACTCTTCCTGCTGTCTCGGAGTCAGGTCATCCAGCAGAGGACGCTGTCGCTCAGCACTCTGGCGAACATCCTCTCAAAG GCGCGTGCTGGAGAATACGTGTCAGTTCTGAAAGGCAGCGTGACGTCTACTCTGCTCGACGCCGGCCTGCTCTTTCTGCTCCGCTTTGCATTGGACGATAGCGTGGAGGGAGTGATGTCTGCAGCTGTGCACGCTCTTAAAGCACTGCTTGTGTGTGCAGAAGATGAA GAGTGTCTGGACTGCACTTTTTCCTGGTTTCGCGGTCTGGCCTCCTTCCCCCTGCTGCCATCTGCTCAGgaggaagaagatgaggaggatgaaGGGCTGGATGAAAGTATGAAGGAGACGGCCaaggagaaagaagagaggaaGAGCGATCATGAAGTGGCCAGACAGGATGCTGTCAAG GGTTTGTTAAAAATGAAACTGCTCCCCAGGCTGCGTTACATTCTCGAGGTGGTCCGGCCGTCACCTCGGGTGGTTCAGGATGTCCTGGAGATCCTGACACGCCTTGCTAGGCATTCCTCCTCATCTGCTACGCAG GTGTTGGATAGTCCTCGTCTGATGGAGACAGTAATGTCAGAGTTTCTTCCCACTTCCTGGTCACCATCATCTCAGTCCATTTACGGACTTCCACTTTCCAGCGCAATGAAGCTTTTAAGAGTTTTGGCTACCTCTGGCAGACATGCTTGTGCAAGACTG TTAAACTCTCTGGGAGCGAGTGAGCGTTTGTCTCATCTCCTGAGTGCAGAGCCCAACGAGCTGCTGCTGGAGCCGACCGAGTCCCTCAGGATCACCACCGAGGCCTACAGGCTGTGGGCCATAGCAGCCGGCTATGGACAGGCGTGCAAATTATACAT GGACCTGTATCCAGCCTTAGTGACAGCACTGCAGTCTGTCCACCGACTTCCACCCGCCTCAGATCCTCTGCTACCTCTGCAGCTCCAGCGGTTTTTGGCTCTGCTTTCTCTGCTCACGCAAGTAACGCACACAGCTGGCTGCCATCAGGAGCTCCAGGCTGGGATGGTCAG CTCCGGTGGAGAAGAGtgccctccccctcctcctgtATCTTGGGGTCATGTCACAGGGTTGCAGACATCCTTAATGGGGCATTTGAAGGGTTTTATTAAGAACCTCGATGATCCACTTCAGAAAGACGGCAGCCTCACTCTGATACCAGTTTACCTCGTTTACCTAGAAGCGTACTACCATCAGCTCTCCAGACAG AACTGTTTCAAGCCCGTGGAGACTCTTCAAGAGCTCGAGCTGCTGACATCTGATGTTCTTCTCCCTCTGATGTCTCACAGTGTTGTGCAAAGCCTGATAAAGAATCTCAA GTCTTCCTCTGTAGTGTGTAATGCTCAGGCTATACCTCTGGGCCCAGAAATCACTAATAACCTCCCTGGATTGGCGTGCACGGGATGGAGGAATCGTCCGGGGCTGGTTGCTCCCAGTTCCCCTTTCCCTCTTCTGACTGGACTGGGGCTCCTATTGGAGACGATCACAGGGATCCATAAAGACCTCAGCAGCAAG TTCACCGGACTGCTTCTGTCAGAGCCTGTGACTGGTTACCTGCGCAGCTGCAGTCAGGCTACACCCAGCCTGTCTCACACCAAGGCTTGGCTTCTACGCCACGAACACCACCTCCTCtacctgctgctgctactggcTCACAGACTG GTTCCCCTCGACTCAGAAGTAGCGAAACATGCCTCACTTTACCACCAGGTGGCGCTGGTTGTACTGCCTTGGTTATTGCCAGGCAGTGAATACCTGGCACATGAACTGCTCTCCACCATTGTCTTCAGCAAGGACTTAATATC AGAAGGACACAGTGGAGGACCTGAGGCTGTGGAGCTGGGGGAGCTGAAACTTCATGAGGAAACACAAAAGGacacctctccctctctccagaCTGTCGGGGCTCTCCTGAGAGAAGCCTGTGTCCAGCTGCCATCCATACGAGGTTGCTTCCTCACTCACCTGGCCCACCTGGAGTCGTCTGTAATAGTGTCCCGAGATGCTCTCCTGGGCCACAACCCCTGGATCAAAAGTCATCTCTTGCCAGAGCTCACTGGTCCCATCCTGCCATCTGATTGGCCTTTCCTTCCACTTGTCAGCCTGTATGAGCAAGCGGGGGTGTCTGATGGTGGAGGGCTGGCAGTGGAGGAGCTTCCTCAGGGGGCTCTGCAGGCTGTGACTCACTGCCTGCAGTGGCTGCTCCTGCTGGAGGTCTGGAGGGAGGAAGCGCTAAAG GTGGTCCTCCCTGTTGCCAAGTTCGCCCGCCTGTCCTGTGTGTTCCTCTGTTCCAGTGACTTATTCCTGGAGAGACCCGTTCAGAGGCTGACCTGGGGTCTGTTCAGACTGCTCACCAG GAGCACCAAGCTGGACTCTTTGGACCTGAACGTCCCTCCTCCAGGTCTGGCCTCATTCCAGGACTTGTATTCAGCCCTTGTGTCCCAGTATGAAGCTGTGTCTTTTGGAGACCGGCTGTTTGGTTGCTGGGTCCTCTTGCCCCTGCAGAGGAGGTACAGCACCACCATGAGGCTGGCGGTGTTTGGCGAGCACGTGGGGATGCTGAGGTCTCTGGGGGTCACTCTAGAACAG CTGTCCATTCCTATCGAGAGGTTCACCTCCCCACCTGAAGattccctccctctcctccgcCTCTACTTCCGCTCTTTGGTAACTGGGACTCTGAAGTGCTCCTGGTGTCCTGTCTTATATGTGGCTGCCTTGTCTCACGTGAACTCCTTCATCTTCTCTCAGGATGCTGCTGCACAG GAGGTTGAAACAGCTCGACACAGTATGTTGAGGAAGATCTACTACCTGACTGACGAG GTGTTGAGGAGTCACTTGCTGCTCTTCCGTCTGCCCCAGCATCACTTACAGCTCGGCTTCGACATGTACGAACAGTTGCCTCCCATTAGGGCCAAACGTTTGGAGAGAGTCCTGGGACTGCAGGAGAGCAGCGTTGACaaaggagactga
- the rpap1 gene encoding RNA polymerase II-associated protein 1 isoform X2 yields the protein MLRRPKPTDSEADLLREQEHFLTSGAPSAASVVRRPDKRRGEAGEGEGRSGENEGSQRDVVTIEDLPDQLPSLTPAPPKKSRFKASRVTFEDEDAEERLDRHDTHVSAVLSRIVERDTSSTPISLPAFTGMAFPKVLHRSETSNQVPLSSAGGKKSIFARQIAPQKLKECKTTLHSSSEAAPTPETSMDTDQCDAAEPAAVSGPRLVSGQGLRGPDNSGETTRIHMENQAKLQAMSQSEILEEQKKLLSQLDPRLVDFVRSRKAQSVPSFPSPSKHPKDKSATEDPPVQDVSRESGSCSAAVLCQKPQEVEMEGEEEELSAPPPAVTEEDLPVKPQKEWVHMNKLEPEKLEWLRDLPEPRRKGTKKAMQARFDFAGTLIPPTEDLPTHLGLHHHGEEPERAGYSLQELFLLSRSQVIQQRTLSLSTLANILSKARAGEYVSVLKGSVTSTLLDAGLLFLLRFALDDSVEGVMSAAVHALKALLVCAEDEECLDCTFSWFRGLASFPLLPSAQEEEDEEDEGLDESMKETAKEKEERKSDHEVARQDAVKGLLKMKLLPRLRYILEVVRPSPRVVQDVLEILTRLARHSSSSATQVLDSPRLMETVMSEFLPTSWSPSSQSIYGLPLSSAMKLLRVLATSGRHACARLLNSLGASERLSHLLSAEPNELLLEPTESLRITTEAYRLWAIAAGYGQACKLYMDLYPALVTALQSVHRLPPASDPLLPLQLQRFLALLSLLTQVTHTAGCHQELQAGMVSSGGEECPPPPPVSWGHVTGLQTSLMGHLKGFIKNLDDPLQKDGSLTLIPVYLVYLEAYYHQLSRQNCFKPVETLQELELLTSDVLLPLMSHSVVQSLIKNLKSSSVVCNAQAIPLGPEITNNLPGLACTGWRNRPGLVAPSSPFPLLTGLGLLLETITGIHKDLSSKFTGLLLSEPVTGYLRSCSQATPSLSHTKAWLLRHEHHLLYLLLLLAHRLVPLDSEVAKHASLYHQVALVVLPWLLPGSEYLAHELLSTIVFSKDLISEGHSGGPEAVELGELKLHEETQKDTSPSLQTVGALLREACVQLPSIRGCFLTHLAHLESSVIVSRDALLGHNPWIKSHLLPELTGPILPSDWPFLPLVSLYEQAGVSDGGGLAVEELPQGALQAVTHCLQWLLLLEVWREEALKVVLPVAKFARLSCVFLCSSDLFLERPVQRLTWGLFRLLTRSTKLDSLDLNVPPPGLASFQDLYSALVSQYEAVSFGDRLFGCWVLLPLQRRYSTTMRLAVFGEHVGMLRSLGVTLEQLSIPIERFTSPPEDSLPLLRLYFRSLVTGTLKCSWCPVLYVAALSHVNSFIFSQDAAAQEVETARHSMLRKIYYLTDEVLRSHLLLFRLPQHHLQLGFDMYEQLPPIRAKRLERVLGLQESSVDKGD from the exons ATGTTGCGGCGTCCCAAGCCAACTGACTCAGAGGCAGACCTCCTGAGAGAGCAGGAGCACTTTCTCACTTCAGGCGCTCCCTCCGCCGCCAGTGTTGTCCGCCGCCCTGACAAGAGGAGAGGGGAAGCTGGAGAGGGAGAAGGGCGGAGTGGGGAGAATGAAGGGAGCCAGAGGGATGTGGTCACCATTGAAG ATCTTCCAGATCAGCTCCCTTCTCTGACCCCAGCCCCTCCTAAGAAGTCTCGCTTTAAAGCGAGTCGTGTCACCTTTGAGGATGAGGATGCCGAGGAAAGGCTGGACAGACACGACACTCACGTCAGTGCTGTTCTCTCCAGAATTGTT GAGAGAGATACCAGCTCCACTCCAATATCTCTACCAGCATTTACAGGCATGGCTTTCCCCAAAGTGCTGCACCGCTCAGAAACCAGCAATCAG GTACCTCTGTCATCAGCTGGAGGAAAGAAGAGCATCTTTGCTCGTCAGATTGCTCCCCAGAAACTAAAAGAGTGCAAGACAACATTACATAGTTCATCTGAAGCTGCTCCAACCCCAGAAACTAGTATGGATACAGATCAGTGTGATGCTGCAG AACCAGCAGCAGTTTCCGGTCCCAGGTTGGTGTCCGGGCAGGGGCTTCGGGGTCCCGATAATTCAGGAGAGACCACGAGGATCCACATGGAAAACCAGGCCAAGCTCCAAGCCATGTCCCAGTCTGAGATACTCGAGGAGCAGAAGAAGCTCTTGTCTCAGCTCG ATCCTAGACTGGTGGACTTTGTTAGATCTCGCAAAGCACAGAGCGTCCCATCCTTTCCCTCCCCATCCAAACACCCCAAAGACAAAAGTGCCACAGAAGATCCTCCAGTTCAGGATGTGAGCAGAGAGTCAGGCTCCTGCAGTGCTGCAGTGTTGTGTCAGAAACCCCAAGAGGTGGAGAtggaaggagaggaggaggagctgtcaGCGCCACCACCTGCTGTGACAG AGGAGGATCTGCCAGTGAAGCCTCAGAAGGAATGGGTCCACATGAATAAGCTGGAGCCGGAGAAGTTGGAGTGGTTGAGAGACTTGCCTGAACCCAGAAGGAAAGGAACCAAGAAG GCCATGCAGGCTCGTTTTGACTTCGCGGGGACTTTAATTCCACCCACTGAGGATCTGCCAACGCACCTGGGCCTCCACCACCATGGAGAGGAGCCTGAG CGAGCAGGTTATTCCCTGCAGGAACTCTTCCTGCTGTCTCGGAGTCAGGTCATCCAGCAGAGGACGCTGTCGCTCAGCACTCTGGCGAACATCCTCTCAAAG GCGCGTGCTGGAGAATACGTGTCAGTTCTGAAAGGCAGCGTGACGTCTACTCTGCTCGACGCCGGCCTGCTCTTTCTGCTCCGCTTTGCATTGGACGATAGCGTGGAGGGAGTGATGTCTGCAGCTGTGCACGCTCTTAAAGCACTGCTTGTGTGTGCAGAAGATGAA GAGTGTCTGGACTGCACTTTTTCCTGGTTTCGCGGTCTGGCCTCCTTCCCCCTGCTGCCATCTGCTCAGgaggaagaagatgaggaggatgaaGGGCTGGATGAAAGTATGAAGGAGACGGCCaaggagaaagaagagaggaaGAGCGATCATGAAGTGGCCAGACAGGATGCTGTCAAG GGTTTGTTAAAAATGAAACTGCTCCCCAGGCTGCGTTACATTCTCGAGGTGGTCCGGCCGTCACCTCGGGTGGTTCAGGATGTCCTGGAGATCCTGACACGCCTTGCTAGGCATTCCTCCTCATCTGCTACGCAG GTGTTGGATAGTCCTCGTCTGATGGAGACAGTAATGTCAGAGTTTCTTCCCACTTCCTGGTCACCATCATCTCAGTCCATTTACGGACTTCCACTTTCCAGCGCAATGAAGCTTTTAAGAGTTTTGGCTACCTCTGGCAGACATGCTTGTGCAAGACTG TTAAACTCTCTGGGAGCGAGTGAGCGTTTGTCTCATCTCCTGAGTGCAGAGCCCAACGAGCTGCTGCTGGAGCCGACCGAGTCCCTCAGGATCACCACCGAGGCCTACAGGCTGTGGGCCATAGCAGCCGGCTATGGACAGGCGTGCAAATTATACAT GGACCTGTATCCAGCCTTAGTGACAGCACTGCAGTCTGTCCACCGACTTCCACCCGCCTCAGATCCTCTGCTACCTCTGCAGCTCCAGCGGTTTTTGGCTCTGCTTTCTCTGCTCACGCAAGTAACGCACACAGCTGGCTGCCATCAGGAGCTCCAGGCTGGGATGGTCAG CTCCGGTGGAGAAGAGtgccctccccctcctcctgtATCTTGGGGTCATGTCACAGGGTTGCAGACATCCTTAATGGGGCATTTGAAGGGTTTTATTAAGAACCTCGATGATCCACTTCAGAAAGACGGCAGCCTCACTCTGATACCAGTTTACCTCGTTTACCTAGAAGCGTACTACCATCAGCTCTCCAGACAG AACTGTTTCAAGCCCGTGGAGACTCTTCAAGAGCTCGAGCTGCTGACATCTGATGTTCTTCTCCCTCTGATGTCTCACAGTGTTGTGCAAAGCCTGATAAAGAATCTCAA GTCTTCCTCTGTAGTGTGTAATGCTCAGGCTATACCTCTGGGCCCAGAAATCACTAATAACCTCCCTGGATTGGCGTGCACGGGATGGAGGAATCGTCCGGGGCTGGTTGCTCCCAGTTCCCCTTTCCCTCTTCTGACTGGACTGGGGCTCCTATTGGAGACGATCACAGGGATCCATAAAGACCTCAGCAGCAAG TTCACCGGACTGCTTCTGTCAGAGCCTGTGACTGGTTACCTGCGCAGCTGCAGTCAGGCTACACCCAGCCTGTCTCACACCAAGGCTTGGCTTCTACGCCACGAACACCACCTCCTCtacctgctgctgctactggcTCACAGACTG GTTCCCCTCGACTCAGAAGTAGCGAAACATGCCTCACTTTACCACCAGGTGGCGCTGGTTGTACTGCCTTGGTTATTGCCAGGCAGTGAATACCTGGCACATGAACTGCTCTCCACCATTGTCTTCAGCAAGGACTTAATATC AGAAGGACACAGTGGAGGACCTGAGGCTGTGGAGCTGGGGGAGCTGAAACTTCATGAGGAAACACAAAAGGacacctctccctctctccagaCTGTCGGGGCTCTCCTGAGAGAAGCCTGTGTCCAGCTGCCATCCATACGAGGTTGCTTCCTCACTCACCTGGCCCACCTGGAGTCGTCTGTAATAGTGTCCCGAGATGCTCTCCTGGGCCACAACCCCTGGATCAAAAGTCATCTCTTGCCAGAGCTCACTGGTCCCATCCTGCCATCTGATTGGCCTTTCCTTCCACTTGTCAGCCTGTATGAGCAAGCGGGGGTGTCTGATGGTGGAGGGCTGGCAGTGGAGGAGCTTCCTCAGGGGGCTCTGCAGGCTGTGACTCACTGCCTGCAGTGGCTGCTCCTGCTGGAGGTCTGGAGGGAGGAAGCGCTAAAG GTGGTCCTCCCTGTTGCCAAGTTCGCCCGCCTGTCCTGTGTGTTCCTCTGTTCCAGTGACTTATTCCTGGAGAGACCCGTTCAGAGGCTGACCTGGGGTCTGTTCAGACTGCTCACCAG GAGCACCAAGCTGGACTCTTTGGACCTGAACGTCCCTCCTCCAGGTCTGGCCTCATTCCAGGACTTGTATTCAGCCCTTGTGTCCCAGTATGAAGCTGTGTCTTTTGGAGACCGGCTGTTTGGTTGCTGGGTCCTCTTGCCCCTGCAGAGGAGGTACAGCACCACCATGAGGCTGGCGGTGTTTGGCGAGCACGTGGGGATGCTGAGGTCTCTGGGGGTCACTCTAGAACAG CTGTCCATTCCTATCGAGAGGTTCACCTCCCCACCTGAAGattccctccctctcctccgcCTCTACTTCCGCTCTTTGGTAACTGGGACTCTGAAGTGCTCCTGGTGTCCTGTCTTATATGTGGCTGCCTTGTCTCACGTGAACTCCTTCATCTTCTCTCAGGATGCTGCTGCACAG GAGGTTGAAACAGCTCGACACAGTATGTTGAGGAAGATCTACTACCTGACTGACGAG GTGTTGAGGAGTCACTTGCTGCTCTTCCGTCTGCCCCAGCATCACTTACAGCTCGGCTTCGACATGTACGAACAGTTGCCTCCCATTAGGGCCAAACGTTTGGAGAGAGTCCTGGGACTGCAGGAGAGCAGCGTTGACaaaggagactga
- the iah1 gene encoding isoamyl acetate-hydrolyzing esterase 1 homolog, whose translation MSALKSAEDISLFIPSFLLLPRLLGTWLGSLDRGLGFIMSKFTSIIWPKVILFGDSITQVSFQPNGWGAEIADKLARKCDVINRGLSGYNSRWGKIVLPRLINPKNSADSKIEAVTIFFGANDSALEGKSQQHVPVHEYSENLKEMTRFLASAGVTADRVIFITPPPLHEPSWEKECILKGCPLNRHNSVAGQYAQACVEAAGQCDVEVLDLWTLMQKDGQDYTVYLSDGLHLSEKGNQFVAQHLWRLLESRVADLPFILPYWGDVDAKSPESSLLCDQ comes from the exons atGTCAGCATTAAAAAGTGCGGAAGACATTTCCTTATTtattccttccttccttcttctTCCAAGGCTTCTGG GAACCTGGCTTGGCTCACTTGACCGCGGTCTTGGCTTCATCATGTCCAAGTTCACGTCAATCATTTGGCCTAAAGTTATTTTATTTGGGGACTCCATCACACAG GTTTCATTTCAACCCAATGGGTGGGGAGCAGAAATTGCCGATAAACTTGCAAG AAAATGTGATGTTATAAACAGAGGATTGTCTGGCTACAACTCCAGATGGGGCAAGATTGTTCTTCCTCGCCTCATAAACCCCAAAAATTCAGCAGACAGCAAGATAGAAGCAGTTACCATTTTCTTCGGAGCCAATGACAGTGCACTGGAAG GTAAGAGCCAGCAGCATGTGCCTGTGCACGAGTATTCTGAGAACCTGAAGGAGATGACCAGGTTTCTGGCCTCTGCTGGTGTAACTGCTGACAGAGTTATATTCATCACACCTCCCCCCTTGCATGAGCCATCCTGGGAGAAGGAGTGCATTCTTAAAG GATGTCCTCTCAATCGCCACAACTCTGTAGCGGGGCAGTATGCCCAGGCGTGTGTCGAAGCTGCTGGTCAGTGTGATGTAGAGGTCCTGGATCTCTGGACACTCATGCAAAAAGATGGACAG GACTACACGGTCTACCTGTCTGATGGGTTGCATCTCTCAGAGAAAGGAAACCAGTTTGTGGCCCAGCATCTGTGGAGGCTGCTGGAGAGCCGTGTGGCTGACCTGCCCTTCATCCTGCCCTACTGGGGAGACGTGGACGCCAAGAGCCCCGAGAGCAGCCTGCTCTGTGATCAGTGA